One Candidatus Melainabacteria bacterium genomic window carries:
- a CDS encoding tRNA-binding protein: MTKSTDTETITISFDDFAKVHMRVGRVIKVEEFPKARKPAYKLWIDFGPYGVKCSSAQITVHYKPEDLIERLVVGVTNFPRKQIADFFSEVLVLGSSREDGSIVLLSVDQEVPLGSQIS, translated from the coding sequence ATGACAAAGTCAACGGACACAGAAACTATCACAATTAGCTTTGATGATTTTGCCAAAGTTCATATGCGTGTTGGTCGGGTTATAAAGGTAGAGGAATTTCCGAAAGCGCGTAAGCCTGCATACAAACTCTGGATTGATTTTGGACCATACGGAGTTAAGTGCTCGTCTGCGCAGATTACAGTGCACTATAAGCCCGAGGATTTGATCGAGCGCCTCGTGGTGGGTGTTACCAACTTTCCGCGCAAACAAATCGCCGATTTTTTCTCCGAAGTTCTTGTACTGGGCTCGTCTCGAGAGGACGGCAGCATTGTTTTGTTATCGGTAGATCAAGAAGTGCCTCTGGGATCGCAGATTTCCTAG
- a CDS encoding SMP-30/gluconolactonase/LRE family protein produces MPLIAEPVLHARALLGEGSIWNFREHVLHWVDIDSFKIQTFNPSTSQNSSIDVGEHVGTVVRRAPECGGGFIVALVNSIAHVDDNGKLTKLSEVHEHSRNRSNDGKCDPVGRFWWGSFNFDLTPEACNLWMLDTDHSLHHKLDKIGVSNGLVWTSDGKTMYYIDSLLQRLDAFDYEIENGRISNRRSVVQNSWGGYFDGMTIDRDDNVYIALWEGGAVVKLNPRTGKLIERIEVPGCRNITSCAFGGPRMNDLYITSSGKDAQLETEPNAGALFKVSINNSEGCKAFEYKG; encoded by the coding sequence ATGCCGTTAATTGCTGAACCAGTCTTGCATGCCCGAGCACTCCTGGGAGAAGGATCCATCTGGAATTTCCGCGAGCATGTGTTGCATTGGGTCGACATCGACAGCTTCAAAATTCAGACCTTCAATCCATCCACCAGTCAAAATAGTTCGATTGATGTCGGGGAACATGTGGGAACGGTAGTGAGACGAGCACCAGAATGTGGCGGTGGGTTCATCGTCGCTCTGGTCAATTCAATTGCCCATGTCGATGACAATGGCAAACTGACTAAACTCTCCGAAGTTCACGAACATTCCCGTAATCGTTCCAATGACGGCAAATGCGATCCGGTCGGAAGATTCTGGTGGGGTTCCTTCAATTTCGATTTAACGCCTGAAGCGTGCAATCTATGGATGCTGGATACCGACCACAGTCTTCACCACAAACTAGACAAAATCGGCGTTTCCAATGGTCTTGTCTGGACCTCTGACGGCAAGACTATGTATTACATTGACTCGCTTCTGCAAAGACTGGATGCATTCGACTATGAGATCGAAAACGGACGCATATCGAACCGCCGAAGCGTGGTCCAAAACTCCTGGGGCGGCTATTTCGACGGAATGACGATCGACCGCGATGACAATGTCTACATCGCACTGTGGGAAGGCGGAGCCGTCGTCAAACTCAATCCCAGAACCGGGAAATTAATCGAACGAATTGAGGTTCCCGGATGCCGCAATATTACATCCTGCGCTTTTGGCGGTCCCAGGATGAACGACCTTTACATCACATCATCGGGCAAGGATGCTCAACTCGAAACAGAACCCAATGCGGGAGCGCTATTCAAAGTCTCGATAAACAATTCGGAAGGCTGCAAAGCCTTCGAGTACAAAGGTTAA